A single window of Lathamus discolor isolate bLatDis1 chromosome 20, bLatDis1.hap1, whole genome shotgun sequence DNA harbors:
- the NXPH3 gene encoding neurexophilin-3, which translates to MHLPRSCIALLIQGSASLLVICGQEPGNGAERREPSPAEGARLRKARGLLPASSLVPPALLRNGTLLALGSGSQQLWHILDAASVRDQAPQPRGQRDLGPAWGQPRKLFGWGDFYSNIKTVKLNLLITGKVVDHGNGTVNVFFQHNSTGQGNISVSLVPPTKAVEFDLEQQIFIEAKESKVFNCRVEYEKVERAKKTTLCTYDPSKTCYHEHTQSHVSWVCSKPFKVICVYITFYSTDYRLVQKVCPDYNYHSDAPYYPSG; encoded by the exons ATGCATCTCCCGCGGAGCTGCATCGCCCTCCTCATCCAGGGGAGCGCCTCGCTGCTG GTGATTTGTGGCCAGGAGCCAGGGAACGGCGCAGAGCGACGCGAACCCAGCCCCGCGGAGGGAGCGCGGCTGCGGAAGGCGCGGGGGCTGCTCCCCGCCAGCTCCCTGGtacctccagccctgctgcggAACGGGACCCTCCTGGCGCTGGGGAGCGGctcacagcagctctggcacATCCTGGATGCTGCCTCCGTGCGGGACCAGGCTCCACAGCCCCGGGGCCAGCGGGACCTGGGGCCAGCCTGGGGCCAGCCTCGGAAGCTTTTTGGCTGGGGCGATTTCTATTCCAACATCAAGACGGTGAAGCTGAACCTCCTCATCACCGGCAAGGTCGTCGACCACGGCAACGGCACCGTCAACGTCTTCTTCCAGCACAACTCCACCGGGCAGGGGAACATCTCCGTCAGCCTCGTGCCCCCCACCAAGGCCGTGGAGTTCGACCTGGAGCAGCAAATCTTCATCGAGGCCAAAGAGTCCAAGGTGTTCAACTGCCGCGTGGAGTACGAGAAGGTCGAGCGCGCCAAGAAGACCACGCTCTGCACCTACGACCCGTCCAAGACCTGCTACCACGAGCACACCCAGAGCCACGTCTCCTGGGTCTGCTCGAAGCCCTTCAAAGTCATCTGCGTCTACATCACTTTCTACAGCACAGACTACAGGCTGGTGCAGAAAGTGTGTCCCGACTACAACTACCACAGCGACGCTCCCTACTATCCCTCGGGATGA